Proteins co-encoded in one Bradyrhizobium sp. 170 genomic window:
- a CDS encoding transcriptional regulator GcvA, whose amino-acid sequence MTARLPSLNGLRAFEAAARHLSFTQAASELNVTQTAISHQIKRLEEELGVRLFIRQNRSLTLTPQAQEYLPGIRAAFNDLRLATDRLLRKDDDHVLTVSTLASLAAKWLLPRLTAFQEAHPGIDVRITTSTNLIDFQRDNVDAGIRYGRGQWPGVRADWLMADELFPVCSPALLKGNKPLKCPEDLRDHVLLHTSNANYDDWRLWLTAAGLPADFSKQPGVTFDLIFMTVQAAIDGLGVAMGRTAYVQEDIAKGRLVVPFNIAFPVDAGFYLVSPAGRTDPPKLAAFRQWLLASVQSKP is encoded by the coding sequence GCATCCGAGCTGAACGTCACGCAGACCGCGATCAGCCACCAGATCAAGCGGCTGGAGGAAGAGCTCGGGGTTCGCCTCTTCATCCGCCAGAACCGCTCGCTGACGCTGACGCCACAGGCGCAGGAATATCTCCCCGGCATCCGCGCCGCGTTCAACGATCTCAGGCTTGCGACCGACCGCCTGCTGCGCAAGGACGACGACCATGTGCTGACGGTCTCGACGCTGGCCTCGCTCGCCGCCAAATGGCTGCTGCCGCGGTTGACTGCGTTTCAGGAAGCCCATCCCGGCATCGATGTGCGCATCACCACCTCGACCAACCTGATCGACTTCCAGCGCGACAATGTCGACGCCGGAATCCGCTACGGCCGCGGCCAGTGGCCGGGCGTCCGCGCCGACTGGCTGATGGCGGACGAGCTGTTCCCGGTGTGCAGCCCCGCGCTGCTCAAGGGCAACAAGCCGCTGAAATGCCCCGAAGACCTCCGGGATCACGTACTGCTGCACACCAGCAACGCCAACTACGACGACTGGCGGCTGTGGCTGACGGCGGCCGGGCTGCCGGCCGATTTTTCGAAGCAGCCGGGCGTCACTTTCGACCTGATCTTCATGACGGTGCAGGCCGCGATCGACGGCCTCGGCGTCGCCATGGGCCGCACCGCCTATGTCCAGGAAGACATCGCCAAGGGCCGGCTGGTCGTTCCCTTCAACATCGCATTTCCGGTCGACGCCGGCTTTTATCTGGTCTCGCCCGCGGGCAGAACCGACCCGCCCAAACTCGCGGCCTTCCGGCAATGGCTGCTCGCGTCTGTACAGAGCAAGCCCTGA